A genomic region of Candidatus Binatia bacterium contains the following coding sequences:
- a CDS encoding YHS domain-containing (seleno)protein — MANCSWTRNLLLLMLALLIPAHALAEVNLDDGTAIKGFDPVSYFDGVPRMGKPTITVTHEGGLYRFFDQRNQTRFQNNPDRFVPAYGGYCAWGVLDDDDREDIQPGSWKIVNDRLLLFHKSYLGDGRRDWNAAATERGGDAALLEQTDLAWQKLEAE; from the coding sequence GTGGCTAATTGCTCTTGGACAAGGAACCTGCTGCTGCTGATGCTGGCGCTGCTGATCCCCGCGCACGCCTTGGCGGAGGTAAACCTCGACGACGGGACCGCCATCAAGGGGTTCGACCCGGTCTCGTACTTCGATGGCGTGCCCCGGATGGGAAAACCGACGATCACCGTGACCCACGAAGGCGGGCTCTATCGGTTTTTTGATCAGCGGAACCAGACGCGCTTCCAGAACAACCCCGACCGGTTTGTTCCCGCCTATGGGGGATATTGCGCGTGGGGCGTGCTGGACGACGATGATCGCGAAGATATCCAGCCCGGCAGCTGGAAAATCGTGAATGATCGTCTCCTGCTTTTTCATAAGAGCTACCTCGGCGACGGACGCCGGGACTGGAACGCGGCTGCGACAGAAAGAGGCGGGGATGCCGCCCTGCTCGAGCAGACCGACCTCGCCTGGCAAAAACTCGAAGCCGAATAA
- a CDS encoding D-alanyl-D-alanine carboxypeptidase has protein sequence MIGRHAVWVLNIFVVMAGGLLADPSACLALESRLQARALEIFGEDQGIYFVSEVGSPLVAIEPDRPLIPASLSKIPATTAILGRLDPDHRFRTRVIYRGGSAASTATRPGDLVVEASGDPFLVSESLLWIGSEVAARGYGRLDGSLEVRGPLFLNWKPQADPRATRRLLTRKPSAAQRAATEAIFPGAMQPGPLVAFGGQSFPDAGEVVVLTYISPPLLPILKELNAYSNNVFHDFAEAVGGVGFVQADARQRSPDLPAGEIVIENGAGLSRENRLSARAVVDQIEILEDVLAAQGARLRDVLPVAGVDPGTLADRLGGASARGAVVGKTGTLPSVEVSALAGVVSTRRFGRITFVILNHGLPVAEARRKQDAFLNLVLREAGARPLAYERPAGRALSLGQIR, from the coding sequence ATGATTGGGCGTCACGCAGTCTGGGTTCTGAACATATTTGTCGTCATGGCAGGCGGGCTGCTTGCCGACCCATCTGCCTGCCTGGCACTCGAGTCCAGGCTGCAGGCGCGGGCTCTGGAGATCTTCGGAGAAGATCAGGGGATTTACTTTGTCTCCGAGGTGGGGTCGCCTCTGGTGGCGATCGAGCCGGACCGCCCGCTGATTCCAGCGTCGCTCAGCAAGATCCCGGCAACCACGGCCATCCTTGGCCGGCTGGACCCCGACCACAGGTTTCGGACCCGTGTGATCTACCGCGGAGGATCGGCAGCCTCGACCGCGACCCGTCCCGGTGACCTGGTGGTCGAGGCCTCGGGTGACCCGTTTCTGGTCTCGGAAAGCCTGCTGTGGATCGGCTCGGAGGTAGCCGCGCGCGGCTACGGGCGTCTCGATGGCTCGCTTGAGGTTCGCGGCCCTCTTTTTCTGAACTGGAAACCGCAGGCGGACCCTCGCGCGACCCGCCGACTCCTGACCCGCAAGCCTTCTGCCGCCCAGCGCGCGGCTACCGAGGCGATCTTTCCCGGCGCGATGCAGCCCGGCCCGCTGGTTGCGTTCGGCGGCCAATCGTTCCCGGATGCCGGCGAGGTGGTCGTGCTCACCTATATCTCGCCACCGCTGCTGCCCATCCTGAAGGAACTCAACGCGTATTCCAATAACGTCTTCCACGACTTTGCCGAGGCCGTAGGAGGCGTCGGCTTCGTGCAGGCCGATGCGCGCCAGCGTTCCCCGGACCTGCCGGCAGGCGAGATCGTGATCGAAAATGGCGCCGGCCTGAGTCGGGAAAATCGTCTCAGTGCCCGGGCTGTCGTGGACCAGATCGAGATCCTGGAAGACGTCCTTGCCGCCCAAGGCGCTCGGCTCCGCGATGTGCTGCCGGTAGCCGGTGTTGACCCCGGCACGCTGGCCGATCGCCTGGGTGGCGCCAGCGCCCGCGGCGCGGTCGTGGGCAAGACCGGCACCCTTCCCTCGGTAGAGGTCTCGGCCCTGGCGGGCGTGGTCTCGACCCGTCGCTTTGGCCGGATCACCTTTGTCATCCTCAACCACGGCCTGCCGGTCGCGGAGGCGCGCCGCAAGCAGGATGCGTTTCTGAACCTTGTTCTGCGCGAGGCCGGCGCTCGCCCGCTTGCCTACGAGCGCCCGGCAGGACGCGCCCTTTCGCTGGGACAAATTCGCTGA
- a CDS encoding multiheme c-type cytochrome, translating to MKKGTYVFQRGASLWCASLSFLVLALIAVSSPQSQASPYPTTMRDFLAPGTQPLMLDHPISDPSSCTNCHSDYNQDEVEPYRNWAGSMMAQSGRDPLFWAALAVANQDADHSGETCLRCHLPGGWLQGRSSPEDGSQMTAADREGVQCNICHRMVDPLGVAGAPAEDAAILAALTEPVMIFANAMMVIDPKDRMRGPFDVVADNGGDPHLPNRSTLISPFHQSADLCGTCHDLRNTMFTRDSNGDYVINELDEPGNPDEGFPEQLTFTEWKLSEFATNGVVDPRFGGNNPLLTTCQDCHMPDVTGRDAKNAPLRDDMPLHSLLGANTFIPKVLPYHPIFGDEVDAALLDRSAAAATDFLQRSADLSTHLENGELAVRIINRTGHKLPTGYPEGRRMWLHVRAFDADDHLVLESGRYVFATATLIGAEAEPGDVDHDPELEIFQVRMGMTEDWAAEVGKQAGKSFHLVLSNAIFEDRRIPPRGYDEAAFAAVGAEPVGADFADGEYWADAVYDVPGAERAEVTLYYQTSSKEYVEFLKDENTTNASGPILFDLWEEHGKSEPVAMARSVVTADKKIEASCVKNVDRTQAKYLKSWTKTWNVCLLREARGLSCDTASRDEKLNSARADIASRIGGLRDSKCAGEGLTGQSLGHQAVCPAPCSWSTTLNTVEDLGTCAQCLAEAYGGVALESAYGEAPPTFPTTTLSRDAQKCQLLLAKSAEKEALGWAKEISRCEAERLPGDSSLNCQTNRAAALAKLAVKTEKRLSRCKDWTGLAGCGATGNATDAAACIASNLAASIDDFTAAAYPTGSPEGDAS from the coding sequence ATGAAAAAAGGAACCTACGTTTTCCAGCGAGGCGCATCCCTGTGGTGCGCCTCGCTTTCCTTTCTGGTGCTGGCCCTGATCGCGGTCAGCAGCCCTCAAAGTCAGGCTTCTCCCTATCCCACCACGATGCGAGATTTCCTGGCTCCCGGCACGCAACCTTTGATGCTCGACCATCCGATCTCGGATCCGTCGTCCTGCACCAACTGTCACTCGGATTATAATCAGGACGAGGTGGAGCCCTACCGAAACTGGGCCGGCTCCATGATGGCACAATCCGGTCGTGATCCGCTTTTCTGGGCGGCGCTCGCCGTCGCCAATCAGGATGCGGACCATTCTGGCGAGACCTGTTTGCGGTGCCACCTTCCTGGCGGCTGGCTGCAGGGGCGCTCCAGCCCTGAAGATGGCTCGCAAATGACGGCCGCGGACCGCGAAGGCGTGCAATGCAATATCTGCCACCGAATGGTCGACCCCCTCGGTGTCGCCGGAGCACCGGCCGAAGATGCGGCGATCCTCGCCGCTTTGACCGAACCCGTCATGATATTTGCGAATGCGATGATGGTGATCGACCCGAAAGACCGCATGCGCGGGCCTTTTGATGTTGTTGCCGACAACGGCGGAGATCCTCATTTACCGAACCGCTCGACGCTGATCTCCCCCTTTCATCAAAGCGCGGACCTCTGCGGCACCTGCCATGACCTGCGTAACACCATGTTTACGCGCGACAGCAATGGGGATTATGTCATCAACGAGCTCGACGAGCCGGGCAATCCGGACGAGGGCTTTCCCGAACAGCTGACCTTCACCGAATGGAAACTGAGCGAGTTCGCAACCAATGGCGTCGTCGACCCTCGGTTTGGCGGCAACAACCCGCTGCTGACCACTTGTCAGGATTGTCATATGCCCGACGTCACTGGGCGGGATGCCAAAAATGCACCGCTTCGCGATGATATGCCCCTGCACAGCCTCCTGGGCGCCAACACCTTCATCCCGAAGGTGCTGCCATACCATCCGATTTTTGGCGATGAAGTCGACGCGGCTCTCCTCGACCGCAGCGCGGCTGCGGCGACCGACTTTTTGCAACGTTCGGCCGACCTGAGCACGCATTTGGAAAACGGCGAGCTCGCGGTCCGGATCATCAACCGAACGGGGCATAAATTACCCACTGGCTATCCCGAAGGCCGGAGGATGTGGCTGCACGTGCGTGCCTTTGATGCCGACGATCATCTCGTCCTCGAGTCCGGTCGCTATGTCTTCGCAACAGCGACTCTGATCGGGGCCGAAGCGGAACCTGGCGATGTCGATCATGACCCAGAGCTGGAGATCTTTCAGGTCCGCATGGGGATGACCGAAGATTGGGCCGCTGAAGTCGGCAAGCAAGCCGGCAAGAGTTTCCATCTGGTCCTGAGCAACGCCATTTTCGAGGATCGCCGGATTCCACCCCGGGGCTATGACGAGGCTGCCTTCGCAGCGGTCGGCGCCGAGCCCGTTGGTGCCGACTTCGCGGATGGAGAGTATTGGGCCGACGCCGTCTACGACGTGCCAGGCGCCGAGCGCGCCGAGGTCACTCTCTATTACCAGACCTCGTCGAAAGAATACGTCGAGTTTCTGAAAGACGAAAACACCACCAACGCCTCGGGACCGATTCTCTTCGATCTCTGGGAGGAGCACGGCAAGTCCGAGCCGGTCGCCATGGCACGGTCGGTGGTCACAGCCGATAAAAAAATTGAAGCCTCCTGTGTCAAAAACGTCGACCGAACGCAGGCCAAATACCTCAAATCGTGGACGAAAACCTGGAACGTCTGCCTTCTCCGCGAGGCCCGTGGGCTCAGCTGCGATACGGCAAGCCGGGACGAAAAACTGAACTCGGCTCGCGCGGATATCGCCAGTCGCATCGGCGGGCTTCGCGACTCCAAATGCGCTGGCGAAGGGCTGACAGGCCAGTCTCTCGGACATCAGGCCGTATGCCCCGCGCCGTGTTCCTGGTCGACCACCCTCAACACCGTCGAGGACCTTGGGACATGTGCGCAATGTCTGGCTGAGGCCTATGGCGGCGTCGCACTGGAATCTGCCTATGGCGAGGCCCCGCCGACATTCCCGACAACCACGCTCTCCCGCGACGCACAGAAATGTCAGCTGCTGCTGGCAAAATCTGCTGAAAAGGAAGCGCTTGGCTGGGCCAAGGAAATTTCTCGTTGCGAGGCCGAACGACTGCCTGGCGACTCCAGCCTGAACTGCCAGACCAATCGAGCGGCAGCACTCGCCAAACTCGCAGTGAAAACCGAGAAGCGTCTCTCCCGTTGCAAGGATTGGACAGGACTCGCAGGATGCGGGGCTACCGGTAACGCCACGGACGCCGCTGCCTGCATCGCCAGCAATCTGGCGGCGTCGATCGACGACTTCACCGCGGCCGCCTATCCGACCGGTTCGCCCGAAGGAGACGCCTCATGA
- a CDS encoding alpha/beta hydrolase, with the protein MPLDEDVRQILSVMSPPDAPDLAELTVENARLAMGATSALNANPEPVAKVENRTIPGPETPIPVRIYTPDGQGPLPVLMFFHGGGWVLCNLDTHDGTARRLANHAGCIVISVDYRLAPENPFPAPLDDCCAATRWAATNAASLGGDPSRLAVSGDSAGGNLAAATALRLRDESGPALSHQLLIYPAVDSRCATPSFEENREGYFLTAEAMRWFWGHYQGSPADRNNPYFTPICSQNLANLPSATVLTAEFDPLRDEGEAFAHKLIEAGIPCDLMRYDGVIHGFFGMHDMLPKARQAVERASQNLREAFRTA; encoded by the coding sequence ATGCCTCTCGATGAAGATGTGCGACAAATTTTGAGCGTGATGTCGCCCCCCGATGCGCCCGATCTGGCAGAGCTGACCGTGGAGAATGCCCGTTTGGCCATGGGCGCAACCTCGGCTCTCAACGCGAACCCGGAGCCGGTGGCCAAAGTTGAAAATCGCACCATCCCGGGGCCCGAGACTCCTATTCCCGTGCGCATCTACACACCGGACGGCCAAGGACCGTTACCCGTACTCATGTTTTTCCACGGCGGGGGATGGGTCCTCTGTAATCTGGATACGCACGACGGCACCGCGAGACGACTGGCCAATCACGCCGGCTGTATCGTGATTTCTGTGGACTACCGCCTCGCGCCGGAAAACCCCTTCCCCGCCCCGCTCGATGATTGTTGCGCCGCCACTCGCTGGGCTGCCACAAATGCGGCCTCGTTAGGCGGCGACCCGAGTCGATTGGCCGTCAGCGGGGATTCAGCCGGTGGAAATCTCGCGGCCGCGACCGCCTTGCGCCTTCGCGATGAATCAGGACCGGCGCTCTCGCACCAGCTATTGATCTACCCGGCAGTCGACTCCCGTTGTGCCACACCGTCATTCGAAGAAAACCGCGAGGGCTACTTCCTGACCGCCGAGGCCATGCGATGGTTTTGGGGGCATTATCAGGGATCCCCGGCCGACCGGAACAACCCCTACTTCACCCCGATATGCAGTCAGAATCTGGCCAACCTTCCGTCAGCCACGGTGCTGACCGCCGAATTCGATCCGCTCCGCGATGAAGGAGAAGCATTCGCGCACAAACTGATCGAGGCCGGCATTCCTTGCGATCTGATGCGCTACGACGGCGTCATCCACGGGTTCTTCGGCATGCACGATATGCTCCCCAAAGCCCGACAGGCCGTCGAGCGGGCTTCGCAAAATCTCCGGGAAGCCTTTCGCACCGCCTGA
- a CDS encoding cytochrome P450 translates to MGRVLKFPRIPGIQEPEPAESNQSEDLRDLDLTSLAYQENPAPWLHRIREEEPVFHTRHGYWLLTRYSDVKVALRDPRFSSDWSRLRGVPQGNSRTNANKRLVQSSFNMKDPPEHTRMRSLINLAFAGIAVESRRNRIAELSNQLWQARGPQAEFCLVEDFGFHLPIIVAAEMIGIPIEDRLLFRRLFEDAELLFLSGRTPEQEERGRRALAEQIRYIRALVADRRNHWQDDLISELVRAETQDAPLTEDEIISTVVTIFTAAGTTTERLISSGLLALLQHPEQLAKLRENPSRIDGAIEEILRWHHPDQSTSTPRWTTEDVRVGGITIPKHATVRLSLGAANRDPAQFSDPDKFDITRAPNRHLAFGRGNHFCLGASLARLEAKIAIQTVACADGRVELLTKNPHRDPRRPDRYAKILVRVRPGPDPLG, encoded by the coding sequence GTGGGACGAGTATTAAAATTTCCTCGCATTCCCGGAATTCAGGAGCCGGAACCGGCCGAGTCTAACCAATCTGAAGATCTCCGCGACCTGGATCTTACCTCTCTGGCGTATCAGGAGAATCCTGCACCCTGGCTGCACCGGATTCGCGAGGAGGAACCGGTCTTCCATACTCGACATGGATACTGGTTGCTCACCCGCTACAGCGACGTGAAAGTCGCTCTCCGCGATCCGCGCTTCTCCAGCGACTGGAGCCGCCTGCGTGGCGTTCCTCAGGGCAACTCGCGGACCAATGCCAACAAGAGACTGGTCCAGAGCTCCTTCAACATGAAAGATCCGCCGGAGCATACGCGCATGCGGTCGCTGATCAACCTGGCTTTTGCGGGAATTGCAGTCGAGAGCCGTCGCAACCGGATCGCCGAGCTTTCCAACCAACTTTGGCAAGCGCGTGGACCACAAGCGGAGTTTTGCCTCGTCGAAGACTTCGGCTTCCATCTTCCCATCATCGTAGCGGCAGAAATGATCGGCATTCCGATCGAGGACCGTCTTCTTTTCCGGCGGCTTTTCGAAGATGCAGAGCTTCTGTTTCTTTCAGGGCGAACGCCAGAGCAGGAAGAACGCGGCCGGAGGGCTCTGGCCGAACAAATTCGATATATCCGCGCGCTGGTCGCAGACCGCCGGAACCACTGGCAAGACGATTTAATCAGCGAATTGGTACGTGCCGAGACTCAGGACGCTCCACTTACGGAAGACGAGATCATTTCTACGGTCGTCACAATCTTCACCGCGGCGGGCACAACGACAGAGCGGTTGATCTCCAGCGGCCTGCTCGCGCTACTGCAACATCCCGAGCAACTCGCCAAACTGCGCGAAAATCCCTCACGAATCGATGGTGCTATCGAGGAGATCCTGCGCTGGCACCACCCCGACCAGTCAACCTCGACACCCCGATGGACGACCGAAGACGTTCGGGTTGGGGGCATCACGATCCCGAAACATGCGACCGTTCGTCTGTCGCTGGGGGCCGCAAACCGTGATCCAGCCCAGTTCTCCGACCCGGATAAATTCGATATCACGCGCGCCCCGAATCGCCATTTGGCGTTTGGCCGAGGGAACCATTTTTGTCTCGGCGCCAGTCTCGCTCGCCTCGAAGCCAAGATCGCGATCCAAACGGTGGCCTGTGCCGACGGCCGCGTCGAACTGTTGACGAAAAACCCGCATCGGGACCCTCGTCGACCGGATCGCTACGCAAAAATTCTGGTTCGAGTGCGGCCAGGCCCCGATCCTCTCGGCTGA
- a CDS encoding NosD domain-containing protein produces MHPSLSTKLTLAVVAIGIVSLPQTAAAAFTWNGTVDPPEITYATVPSKDAQKCQKRLVLESKKYLKKITTAQNKCMASSKVAPQDCLTAKDQERLDKAYLKIVELVDKDCGTAAVADGALDNVWASAPFRGSGAETTSCLIGQVHTIGEVLSGNTHGISLELGIEDSDLKKCSRRVASEGIKVSTGAITTISRCMGKQIKIGTAGDLGQVCFGSVANGTYTPPTETKTAEKLQKLFDKAEEKLQKDCGPVQTTGLIEVMSACSGSTTVADLSACVIGESYGYGAHVAGLAYGEKATVLSNADSVQDAADAAADGTKLLLRSGRYTQSVFLDRGNLEFVGCGSAQDQRPLFVPATAGEANGFNATSAPPQLPLENLVFQSLAFGEIGNAWAENGVFVSGADQLVMRDLTGEGDRESTYLVYPVKSTNVLVETTDANSTVDAGIYVGQTVDCEVRFNKAWDHPAGAEIENSGRCDVHNNIAYDNTAGLLIFKLTSPRLQISRDHDIHHNYIAQNNISNHCEGGAVCNAVPGTGMMTISDRFTQYRFNEIRDNRSVGLLMIDQETVNVFVAPGSFDPTSDPQALEGNCFRNNYLFNNGYDADGGIPSGLEGQALILPLGGQTNPAYVNAWNNNITVQPSYTSTLGTECIDPATVVPQPGPYPDPLFPSVSGSFVDGPVLF; encoded by the coding sequence ATGCACCCGTCTCTCTCCACGAAACTTACCCTGGCAGTCGTGGCCATCGGTATCGTCTCGCTGCCCCAGACCGCAGCCGCTGCCTTCACCTGGAATGGTACGGTCGACCCGCCTGAAATTACCTACGCGACGGTCCCGTCCAAGGACGCCCAAAAATGTCAGAAGCGTCTGGTTCTGGAATCCAAGAAGTATCTCAAGAAAATCACCACGGCGCAGAACAAATGTATGGCGAGCTCCAAGGTCGCCCCGCAGGATTGTCTGACGGCGAAAGATCAGGAAAGGCTCGACAAGGCCTACCTGAAGATTGTGGAGTTGGTCGACAAGGACTGCGGTACGGCCGCTGTCGCGGACGGCGCCCTCGACAACGTATGGGCGTCGGCACCTTTTCGCGGCAGTGGCGCCGAGACGACCAGCTGCCTGATCGGTCAGGTTCATACCATCGGCGAAGTGCTCTCGGGCAATACACACGGTATCTCGCTCGAACTTGGCATCGAAGATTCCGACCTCAAGAAATGTAGCCGACGAGTCGCCAGCGAAGGCATCAAAGTGTCCACCGGGGCTATCACAACCATCTCTCGCTGCATGGGCAAGCAGATCAAAATCGGCACGGCCGGAGATCTGGGCCAGGTCTGCTTTGGCTCTGTAGCCAATGGGACCTATACGCCTCCGACCGAAACCAAGACGGCGGAAAAGCTCCAGAAGCTTTTCGACAAAGCCGAAGAAAAACTCCAGAAGGACTGCGGTCCGGTTCAGACGACGGGGCTGATCGAAGTCATGTCGGCCTGTAGTGGATCGACGACCGTTGCCGATCTCAGCGCCTGCGTAATCGGCGAGAGCTACGGCTATGGCGCCCATGTCGCCGGACTGGCCTACGGCGAGAAAGCCACTGTCCTCAGCAACGCCGACAGCGTGCAGGATGCCGCCGATGCGGCCGCCGATGGAACCAAATTACTCCTTCGCTCCGGCAGGTACACCCAGTCCGTATTTCTGGATCGCGGCAACCTTGAATTTGTCGGCTGCGGTTCGGCTCAGGATCAGCGCCCCTTGTTCGTGCCCGCGACAGCTGGGGAAGCGAATGGCTTTAACGCGACATCCGCCCCCCCGCAGCTGCCCCTCGAAAATCTCGTTTTCCAGTCTCTGGCCTTCGGCGAAATAGGCAATGCCTGGGCTGAGAACGGTGTCTTCGTTTCGGGCGCCGACCAACTCGTGATGCGCGATCTCACGGGTGAAGGAGACCGGGAATCGACCTACCTTGTCTACCCCGTCAAAAGCACCAACGTGCTGGTCGAGACCACTGACGCCAATAGCACCGTGGATGCCGGGATCTATGTGGGCCAAACCGTCGATTGCGAAGTTCGTTTCAACAAGGCCTGGGACCATCCGGCCGGCGCCGAAATCGAGAACTCGGGTCGATGCGACGTCCATAATAATATCGCCTACGACAATACGGCCGGTCTTCTGATCTTCAAGCTGACCAGCCCGCGCCTGCAGATTTCGCGCGATCACGATATCCACCACAACTATATCGCGCAGAATAATATCTCGAACCATTGTGAAGGCGGTGCGGTCTGCAACGCGGTTCCGGGCACGGGCATGATGACCATCTCGGACCGATTCACGCAGTATCGGTTCAACGAGATTCGTGACAACAGATCGGTCGGTCTGCTCATGATTGACCAGGAGACCGTTAATGTATTCGTGGCGCCGGGGAGCTTCGATCCAACCAGCGACCCACAGGCATTGGAAGGCAACTGTTTCCGGAACAACTATCTCTTCAACAATGGCTACGATGCTGACGGCGGTATTCCTTCCGGCCTCGAAGGGCAGGCCTTGATCCTGCCGCTCGGCGGCCAGACGAACCCCGCCTACGTCAATGCCTGGAATAACAACATTACCGTTCAACCGTCCTACACCTCGACGCTTGGAACGGAATGTATCGATCCGGCAACCGTTGTGCCGCAGCCGGGCCCTTATCCCGATCCGCTCTTTCCTTCCGTGAGTGGTTCCTTTGTGGACGGGCCTGTACTGTTCTGA